A window of Sus scrofa isolate TJ Tabasco breed Duroc chromosome 15, Sscrofa11.1, whole genome shotgun sequence genomic DNA:
CGCAGTGTAACAATAAAACCATATCAAAGACATCACCTGATACTCCCTCTTTGGTATCAACAAGACGATTATCAACTCAGCATAATTTGGAATCATTATTTCATAAGGAAAAGGATCAGAATGTTTATGGTTTAAATGTTTCAGAACATATCTCTTCAGTTGTTGATACACTTCCCaaaggtgagatttttttttttaattcattttgaatatcAGTATTAAACAGTTGACATGCATCAGATTTTCTTCTTGAGGGCCATTGTGTATAAACAATGTTAGGTTTCTTACATTACAGATTTCTTAATTTCTACCATATAAAATTTCTggtaaaaaaattagtttaaaagtAAATATGCAGACAAATGTTAGGTCCACCGTGGCCTAATACTGTTACTCTGGAAACAGTATTTATGAATGAGCTGGCCTAAAGAACTTTTCTTGGTTTCTTAGCTTATGAATTCAAagaaatcatatatttatttagttacaTCTTCTCTTTTTCATAGGTATGAAAATTGAGGTTCTTGGTAGGTGTAGTGACTTTTTCAAGATTATAACCAGTTAGTGTTAAGCAAAACCATGAGCCTGGGAAATGGTTGAGCAAGAGGAAATGCTGACCCTTATGTTTTAcggcattttaaaataataatactgtagTGTAGTCTgacttacatatttatttgacATAGAATCTCAGATTGGGATATGGAACCATAACTATATTGAATTTAgagtttaaattgtttttcttttctaaaaatgtatgtgggagttcccgtcgtggcgcagtggttaacgaatctgactaggaaccatgaggttgcgggttcggtccctgcccttgctcagtgggttaatgatccggcgttgctgtgagctgtggtgtaggttgcagacgcggctcggatcccacgttgctgtggctctggcgtaggccagtggctgcagctccgattcaacccctagcctgggaacctccatatgccgcaggagcggcccaaagaaatagcaaaaagactaaaataaaataaaataaaataaaaatgtatgtgaatgtgtatatataatttaaataaactttagaTGTCTGCTGATATCCTCTTGGTAGTAATCCTTATCAGAGTTATCACTTATTTGGGTTCATTTGCTGGTCTCCTTCCACTTAGAAACATGTACTCTCTACTCTGCTGTTGGGGCCAAGGCATAGTGAATTACCAGTTTATATTTTCCATAGAGAGAAATGTAAAACATGACTTGTGACTACTTCAGCCATTTCCACTTTATTTTGTATCAGCATAGATTcttcataatataaatatttgaacagaACATATTATCAGTAAACCTTTTTCTGAAAGAGCTTGATTCCTAAactaatttgtttaaaataataaattccttgTTACCACttatttctgagttttatttccctttattttatagaAAGCCATTCCCATTCAGaacaaaattccaggagttctctAAAAAGTGAGATGAAAAACGCCCAGTCGATCAGCTATGGAAAGGAGAAGTCATCTCCTATTAATgtgactaaaaggaaaaaacgtGTATCATCTTGGGAAtcaaataatcccaaagacagtCCTTGTGTAACAGATTTAGATCAACAACAGATTTCAAGTCCAGAATTAAATTGGATTGCAATAAAAGATTTTACtaatgaaacaaataataaaatgcaaagaaatatacTGTGCTTTCCTGCCTCATCTGAGTCTGCAAGTGAACCCACTGCAGAGGGCATGAATCAAGTTCATGGCAATGATGACTTTCAGTTGCAGAAAACTGTGTATGATGATGACATGGATTTAACTGCTAGTGAAGTAAGCAAAATTGTTACAGTTTCAacaggccctaaaaataaaagtgatagaaaaccaaatgactgTGGAATGAAAACTTTCAGAAAAGTGAAAGACTCAAGctctgaaaaaaagagagaaaaatcaaagagacaatttaaaaatagttcagaTGTGAACACTGAGGAAAAGATTGAAAATGGAACAATAAGAAGATCTATTGTCCTAGATGGTGAAGGAGATTCAGAAgatccaaattttattttcaatatagaAAAGCTGACTCAATCGAACATACCAAAGAAAATAACCCTTCATAATGGCTTTGCTCAGGATGACAGACAAGGTACACAGtataacaaaaagaagaaaagaattcatgTAACAGGTGAGCAAAAGGAAATACATACTTTCTCCCAAAGTTCAGATAAATTCCAGCAGGACAATAAATTTGATATGGGTGCAAGTTCTCTAGCTTGTAAGAAAATTAAAGCTTCTAGACAGACATTTGTGATTGATAAGTTTGAAAAAGATAACTTATTCCCAAACCAAGACATTAAAGGAACTACCTCTGAAAACCTAGGAGTCACAAATGAATTTCAAACAGCTTGTCTTTCCAACAAAGATAATGGAGATTTATGTGATTATGAGACCCGAGATATATTAGACTTGAAAAAGCAAGTCACTGATATGCAACCCATTCAGCACAatgaaccaaaaataaataagcttagGCAGAAAATAAATCGAAAGACAGAAGTAATTTCTCAGATGAGCCAAATATTTGGGGATAATACTAAAGATGTGCCTGGCCCAGAAAAAGGTGATTTTCCCTTGCAAACCCAAGAGGATAAAAAAAACATCTGTGGAAACCTAGGAGTTTCAAATGAGTTTCAAAAATCTGCTCTTTCCCCCAGCAACAATGGAAACCTGTGTGATTGTGAGACCCAGAATATGTTGGGTTTGCAAAAACAGATCACCAGTGTGTACCCTgttcagcaaaatgaatcagaaatTAATAAGAATCTGAGGCAGAAAGTAAATCGGAAGACAGAATTAATTTCTGAAATGAATCATTTGGCTAATGACGGAAATGGATATTGCCCAGAAAAGGGTAACTCTTTCTTCCTAACCCAGGATAAAAAACTCATCCCTGAAAACCTAGAAGACACAAGTGAGTTTCACACACCTGCTCTTTCTACCAAAGATAATGGAAAGCTATATGATTATGACACTCACAATGTTTGCGGGGTGAAAAAGCATGTTCACGATATACAACCTGCTTGTCAAAATGAATCAAAAGTAGATAAGAAGCTTAGGCAAAAGGTATGTCGGAAGACACAAATCATTTCTGGAATCAACCAACTATATGAGAATGATGACAAAGGCATGCAT
This region includes:
- the SGO2 gene encoding shugoshin 2 isoform X3; the encoded protein is MNNNLITAIEMSTLSEFHQSPFLLPSSKKKRVSKQCKLMRLPFARVPLTSNDDDDDDDDNKEKTQCNNKTISKTSPDTPSLVSTRRLSTQHNLESLFHKEKDQNVYGLNVSEHISSVVDTLPKESHSHSEQNSRSSLKSEMKNAQSISYGKEKSSPINVTKRKKRVSSWESNNPKDSPCVTDLDQQQISSPELNWIAIKDFTNETNNKMQRNILCFPASSESASEPTAEGMNQVHGNDDFQLQKTVYDDDMDLTASEVSKIVTVSTGPKNKSDRKPNDCGMKTFRKVKDSSSEKKREKSKRQFKNSSDVNTEEKIENGTIRRSIVLDGEGDSEDPNFIFNIEKLTQSNIPKKITLHNGFAQDDRQGTQYNKKKKRIHVTGEQKEIHTFSQSSDKFQQDNKFDMGASSLACKKIKASRQTFVIDKFEKDNLFPNQDIKGTTSENLGVTNEFQTACLSNKDNGDLCDYETRDILDLKKQVTDMQPIQHNEPKINKLRQKINRKTEVISQMSQIFGDNTKDVPGPEKGDFPLQTQEDKKNICGNLGVSNEFQKSALSPSNNGNLCDCETQNMLGLQKQITSVYPVQQNESEINKNLRQKVNRKTELISEMNHLANDGNGYCPEKGNSFFLTQDKKLIPENLEDTSEFHTPALSTKDNGKLYDYDTHNVCGVKKHVHDIQPACQNESKVDKKLRQKVCRKTQIISGINQLYENDDKGMHDPGKCNLFSLMQKDKEVVPENLKDGNEFQFQIAEMSPRGNRNLCDYETQNILGVKTPATDMPPGKQNESKINKRLRQKVSHKTEIILGMNRKNEFNSKDIHDPKKGNFSSLTSKDKETISENLEFTNDFQTIYPIYLSTKDNGNLYDYKTQNMLDLKKHATDMQPAQQNEPKINKKLRQKVNQKTEIISEMYQIYEDDDKHVHGQEGCTKDLDFKINEPKQRLEGQNVIGGYCKGINSDEKENWDKISNPCKPVKKHKKESSGKTKNILTKSKKKPVLQLTGSSQMSMSLEPSLKHITNEADSDPGNQTEPQKSLKQSITTLNKKRDVSFVEVTEERQCQTEKVNKMTPKSKKRKTFIDPSPDSHELMETVPDTVQGISVGSEYTIKREKLENEEIVKPDFYTKKLKPLSQIYSPNRKDSSFSSVFESSIPLSALSSKNRRENFVLERSPVFQVSDDVHEMKEMKLKVIQRTQKSEIGIRTLQDLTNTSSVSNNTAKSENKLEELSSELPSRRRRCTPLSLKEPSLKGKMRR